A stretch of Sulfurimonas autotrophica DSM 16294 DNA encodes these proteins:
- a CDS encoding DHH family phosphoesterase, which translates to MKNRTIHHLSHIDLDGYSCQLVMQYTPYKKLNYNANYGPEVKQKLDLILENIRKAKNKAYILITDLNLTADESRWLSHEVKKMNDNSFDVKLQLLDHHGSGEESAKKHEWYYLDTSRCATKITYDYAKEHFELDEPVWMEKYVDVVNAVDLWKQEEHDNFEYGKVCMRLVTETRELNRIMFPQEDSEYKLTLLHKAASLIHEPDAPILLDDKIHSLKKDFFKRNENNTLDNLATRYVVELLGKARDEKTIYYKGYRGYLSYGVGNTSIVGNGFLTAYPEYDFIVDVSYRGTMSLRANNNVSVSQISKEWANGGGHPNAAGGRIMGFKEQFRYDKVKQQIEKIINDKEAVAGDLEYKKED; encoded by the coding sequence ATGAAAAACAGAACAATCCACCATCTCTCACACATTGACTTAGATGGATATAGCTGCCAGCTGGTTATGCAGTATACACCATACAAAAAGTTAAATTATAATGCCAATTACGGACCGGAGGTAAAACAAAAACTTGATTTAATTTTGGAAAATATCAGAAAAGCCAAAAACAAAGCCTATATTTTAATCACAGACTTAAATCTTACGGCTGATGAATCAAGATGGCTCTCTCATGAAGTAAAAAAGATGAATGACAACTCTTTTGACGTCAAATTACAGCTTTTGGACCATCACGGAAGCGGCGAAGAGAGTGCAAAAAAGCATGAATGGTATTATCTTGATACAAGTCGCTGTGCAACAAAAATCACCTATGATTATGCAAAAGAGCACTTTGAACTTGATGAGCCGGTATGGATGGAAAAATATGTTGATGTTGTCAATGCCGTTGATTTATGGAAACAAGAAGAACATGATAATTTTGAATACGGAAAAGTATGCATGCGTCTTGTCACTGAAACAAGAGAGCTTAACCGCATCATGTTTCCCCAAGAAGACTCAGAATATAAACTCACTCTCCTACATAAAGCTGCTAGTTTAATCCACGAGCCTGATGCACCTATCTTGCTGGATGATAAAATACACTCATTGAAAAAAGATTTTTTCAAAAGAAATGAAAATAATACGCTTGACAACCTTGCTACGCGTTATGTAGTAGAGCTACTAGGTAAAGCCCGTGATGAAAAAACAATTTACTACAAAGGCTATAGAGGCTACCTTAGTTACGGTGTAGGAAATACTTCTATAGTCGGTAACGGTTTTTTAACGGCTTACCCTGAATATGACTTTATAGTAGATGTCAGTTACCGCGGAACTATGAGTCTGCGTGCAAATAACAATGTAAGCGTTTCACAAATTTCTAAAGAGTGGGCAAACGGCGGCGGACACCCTAATGCAGCAGGTGGAAGGATCATGGGCTTTAAAGAACAGTTCCGTTATGACAAAGTAAAGCAGCAGATTGAAAAAATCATCAACGACAAAGAAGCCGTTGCCGGCGATTTGGAGTATAAAAAAGAGGACTAA
- a CDS encoding GGDEF domain-containing protein produces the protein MQECELYQYYIFLVIALLLVSLFFNLRYKQTIQKRQENENILIKNAYYHPVTSLPNKENIKIVISEQIDRALRHDKSFLIMLVKIKNYHEVKLHAKVLAEEFILEASNRLLQSTRDEDIIGHMSDDTFVVVFNEYLEERNYNIVLKRVEESFAESPELDTKYNIDFKISIGTCKYPEEANDVDSLIEKARNEAIDID, from the coding sequence ATGCAAGAATGTGAACTGTACCAATATTACATATTTTTAGTTATAGCACTTTTATTGGTGAGTCTGTTTTTTAATTTGAGATATAAACAAACTATTCAAAAACGTCAAGAAAATGAAAATATATTGATAAAAAATGCCTATTATCACCCTGTGACTTCATTACCAAATAAAGAAAATATTAAAATTGTTATTTCTGAACAAATAGACAGAGCATTGAGGCATGACAAGTCTTTTTTAATTATGTTGGTAAAAATAAAAAATTATCATGAAGTTAAGCTGCATGCTAAGGTTTTAGCGGAAGAATTTATTTTAGAAGCGAGCAACAGATTATTGCAAAGCACGCGTGATGAAGATATCATAGGACATATGAGTGATGATACCTTTGTTGTTGTTTTTAACGAATACCTTGAAGAAAGAAACTATAATATTGTGCTTAAAAGGGTGGAAGAATCTTTCGCAGAATCACCGGAGCTCGATACAAAGTACAATATAGATTTTAAAATTTCTATAGGTACATGTAAGTACCCAGAGGAAGCGAATGATGTTGATTCATTAATAGAAAAGGCAAGAAACGAGGCTATTGATATAGATTAA
- the tyrS gene encoding tyrosine--tRNA ligase, with product MIDEALREINRGCAEIIDNERIEKLLKAYFQEGKTYMVKAGFDPTAPDLHLGHTVLLQKLATFQKYGARVQFLIGSFTATIGDPTGKNATRKVLSKEDIIKNIESYTTQAFKILDESKTDIVYNDDWLGKMSASDLISLASNLTVARMLERDDFSKRFKTNVAIATSEFMYPLLQGYDSVYLKSDIEIGGTDQKFNLLMGRQLQKAYDIKKQQAVLMMPILEGLDGVQKMSKSLGNYIGVSDKPNDMFGKVLSISDELMWRYFELLSDKSLDEIAELETAVKEGKLHPKKVKEDLALEITARFHSKEVAENAKVEFDKVHSKSQIPSDIAEFSCDGPIWIAKALLECNMEPSTSQARRDIKQGGVKIDQEKVSDDKLELSSGEYLLQVGKRKFAKLKVK from the coding sequence ATGATAGATGAAGCTTTAAGAGAGATAAACAGAGGTTGTGCAGAGATTATTGACAACGAGAGAATAGAAAAACTTTTAAAAGCTTATTTTCAAGAGGGTAAAACATATATGGTAAAAGCGGGTTTTGATCCTACAGCGCCGGATTTGCACCTTGGACATACAGTTCTTTTGCAAAAACTTGCAACATTTCAAAAATACGGTGCGCGTGTACAGTTTTTGATAGGAAGTTTTACGGCGACAATCGGTGATCCGACGGGTAAGAATGCTACACGTAAGGTTTTATCAAAAGAAGATATTATTAAAAACATTGAGAGCTATACGACACAGGCTTTTAAAATTTTAGATGAGAGTAAAACAGATATAGTCTATAATGATGACTGGCTCGGGAAAATGAGTGCATCTGATTTAATATCACTTGCATCTAATTTAACAGTGGCACGTATGCTTGAACGTGATGATTTTTCAAAAAGATTTAAAACAAATGTGGCAATTGCTACAAGTGAGTTTATGTATCCGTTGTTGCAGGGTTATGACAGTGTATATTTAAAGTCTGATATTGAAATAGGCGGAACAGACCAAAAATTCAATCTTTTAATGGGTAGACAGTTGCAAAAAGCGTATGACATTAAAAAGCAGCAGGCTGTTTTGATGATGCCTATTTTAGAAGGGCTTGACGGCGTACAAAAAATGAGTAAGTCATTGGGTAATTACATAGGTGTGTCAGATAAACCAAATGATATGTTTGGTAAAGTTCTAAGTATATCTGATGAGCTTATGTGGCGTTATTTTGAACTATTGAGTGATAAGAGTTTGGATGAAATAGCAGAACTTGAAACAGCGGTTAAAGAAGGAAAGCTGCATCCTAAAAAAGTCAAAGAAGATTTGGCATTGGAAATTACAGCACGTTTTCACAGCAAAGAAGTAGCAGAGAATGCAAAAGTGGAATTTGATAAAGTGCATTCAAAAAGTCAAATTCCAAGTGATATTGCAGAATTTAGCTGTGATGGACCGATTTGGATTGCAAAAGCATTGCTAGAATGTAACATGGAGCCCTCAACATCTCAGGCAAGACGAGATATTAAGCAGGGTGGTGTTAAAATAGATCAAGAAAAAGTTTCTGATGATAAATTAGAGTTGTCATCCGGAGAGTACCTGTTACAGGTTGGAAAAAGAAAATTTGCAAAGTTAAAGGTTAAATAA
- a CDS encoding N-acetylmuramoyl-L-alanine amidase family protein has product MIKVVALVLFFITTLHALSNLEILKRADSFSKSSSKSNQFRAYNDYKNLYLRALMNNDKKLKYSALKGIVYSGHKLHIDVKQYEKEYKQAIHVTHSSKKRHQTKKVIKIQSSHKLSAVRFKNGRLILRFDKNLKKNQVNYFTLHDRKKGVYKYIFDIHASMLKSSTTLRQEGIDKIKLAQYNPNTLRLVIQNRTPLSVRFTKKAKELSIKVANKSKKAKTAIASKKYKKAPPKRLDRDKIIVIDAGHGGKDPGAIGYRKYREKVVVLSIARELRNILRSRGYKVYMTREGDHFIKLRNRTKYANKKNADIFISIHANAVGRKDAKKVCGLECYFLSTSRSSRAKKVAAMENSADLDEMDYYGKQSFLNTINSHNIVASNKLAIDLQRGALSTLKSRYKNVKDAGVREGPFWVLVGAQMPSVLVEVGFITHPDEARKLVNRKYQKTMAKGLANGVERYFINN; this is encoded by the coding sequence ATGATAAAAGTTGTTGCTCTCGTACTTTTTTTTATTACTACTCTGCATGCCCTAAGTAATCTGGAAATTTTGAAAAGGGCAGATTCTTTTTCAAAATCTTCGAGTAAAAGTAATCAATTTCGTGCATATAATGATTATAAGAATTTGTACTTACGTGCATTAATGAATAATGACAAAAAACTGAAATATTCTGCACTCAAAGGTATAGTATACAGCGGACATAAACTCCATATTGACGTGAAACAATATGAAAAAGAGTATAAACAAGCAATACATGTAACACACTCTTCTAAAAAAAGACATCAAACAAAAAAAGTCATTAAGATTCAATCTTCTCATAAATTAAGTGCTGTGCGTTTTAAAAATGGACGATTGATTTTACGATTTGACAAAAATCTTAAGAAAAATCAGGTAAACTATTTTACGCTGCATGATAGAAAAAAGGGAGTCTATAAATATATTTTTGATATTCATGCTTCTATGCTAAAGAGTTCGACGACGCTCAGACAAGAGGGTATTGATAAAATAAAGCTGGCACAATATAATCCGAATACTTTAAGACTTGTCATTCAAAATAGAACTCCTCTGAGTGTACGTTTTACAAAAAAAGCTAAAGAGCTTTCTATAAAAGTAGCCAATAAATCAAAAAAAGCCAAAACTGCGATTGCATCAAAGAAGTACAAAAAAGCACCGCCCAAAAGATTGGACAGAGATAAGATTATTGTTATAGATGCAGGACACGGCGGAAAAGATCCCGGAGCTATCGGATATAGAAAATACAGAGAAAAAGTGGTAGTGCTGAGCATAGCAAGAGAGCTAAGAAATATTTTGCGCTCACGTGGATACAAAGTATATATGACTAGAGAGGGTGATCATTTTATAAAACTGAGAAACAGAACAAAATATGCCAATAAAAAAAATGCAGATATTTTTATCAGTATTCATGCCAATGCTGTGGGGCGAAAAGATGCCAAAAAAGTTTGTGGACTAGAATGTTATTTTCTTTCAACTTCACGCTCAAGCAGAGCTAAAAAAGTAGCTGCAATGGAAAATTCTGCTGATTTGGATGAGATGGATTATTATGGAAAACAAAGCTTTTTAAATACTATCAACTCTCATAATATAGTAGCATCTAATAAGCTGGCAATTGATTTGCAAAGAGGTGCGTTATCAACACTTAAAAGCAGATATAAAAATGTGAAAGATGCAGGTGTAAGAGAAGGACCATTTTGGGTACTTGTAGGTGCACAAATGCCTTCTGTTTTGGTAGAAGTCGGTTTTATTACGCATCCGGATGAGGCTAGAAAACTTGTAAACAGAAAATATCAAAAGACGATGGCAAAAGGGCTTGCAAACGGAGTAGAAAGGTATTTTATAAATAATTAA
- a CDS encoding nitronate monooxygenase encodes MSFKSLKIGKYEIEKPIVQGGMGVGISWDQLAGTVSKEGGLGVISSVGTGYYKDKEFAKKLVADRPLSEVNFYSKEGFHEIVKNSRKICGDKPLAANILYAINDYGRVVRDACEAGIDIIITGAGLPTNMPEFTEGYPDVALVPIVSSPKALKIICKRWQKRYNRLPDAVILEGPKSGGHQGFTYEQCSMDEYQLENLVKPVVEEAALWGGMPVIAAGGIWDKNDIEAMMELGASGVQMGTRFIGTFECDAHANFKKVLLDAKEGDIKLMGSPVGYPAQGVVTNLTHLVEKREGPAIKCISNCVAPCNRGEEAKVVGFCIADRLSDAYEGNLETGLFFSGTNGYKLNEIITVKELIDKLMQGE; translated from the coding sequence ATGAGTTTCAAGTCTTTAAAAATTGGTAAATATGAAATAGAAAAGCCAATAGTGCAAGGTGGTATGGGTGTCGGTATCAGCTGGGATCAATTAGCCGGAACTGTTTCAAAAGAAGGCGGACTCGGTGTTATAAGTTCTGTTGGAACAGGTTACTACAAAGATAAAGAATTTGCAAAAAAATTGGTGGCGGACAGACCTTTGAGTGAAGTGAATTTTTATTCGAAAGAGGGTTTTCATGAAATTGTGAAAAATTCCAGAAAAATTTGTGGTGATAAACCTTTAGCTGCAAATATTTTGTATGCTATTAATGACTACGGACGTGTAGTACGTGATGCATGTGAAGCAGGTATAGATATTATCATTACAGGAGCCGGGCTTCCTACAAATATGCCGGAATTTACAGAAGGGTATCCTGATGTAGCGCTTGTACCTATTGTGTCATCACCTAAAGCGTTAAAAATAATCTGTAAAAGATGGCAAAAACGATATAACCGTCTTCCTGATGCAGTAATCCTTGAAGGTCCTAAAAGCGGCGGGCATCAAGGGTTTACATATGAGCAGTGTTCAATGGATGAATACCAGCTTGAAAATCTTGTAAAACCTGTTGTTGAAGAGGCTGCATTATGGGGTGGTATGCCTGTTATCGCTGCGGGCGGTATATGGGATAAAAATGATATAGAAGCAATGATGGAACTCGGTGCCAGCGGTGTTCAGATGGGTACACGCTTTATTGGAACATTTGAATGTGATGCACATGCAAACTTTAAAAAAGTTTTACTTGATGCTAAAGAGGGTGATATTAAGCTTATGGGCTCTCCTGTGGGCTATCCTGCACAAGGTGTCGTAACAAACTTGACACATTTGGTAGAAAAAAGAGAAGGTCCTGCTATTAAATGTATATCAAATTGTGTCGCACCATGTAACCGTGGAGAAGAGGCTAAAGTCGTCGGTTTTTGTATAGCGGACAGACTCAGTGATGCCTATGAGGGCAACTTGGAAACAGGACTCTTTTTCTCAGGAACAAACGGCTATAAATTAAATGAAATCATTACAGTAAAAGAACTTATTGACAAGTTGATGCAGGGCGAATAA
- the pyrH gene encoding UMP kinase produces MNKRVLVKFSGEALAGEAGHGIDTKILKYIAQEIKTLVDAGIEVGIVIGGGNIIRGVTAAQDGIIKRTSGDYMGMLATVINGVAMQEACEHAGMQVRMQTAIKMEQIAEPYINRKATRHLEKGRVVIFAAGTGNPFFTTDTAATLRAVEIGAEVIIKATKVDGVYDKDPAKYSDAVKLAELTYDQALQDHIKVMDDTSIALAKDNSLPIIVCDMSKQGNLLDILNGNMSNCSIVK; encoded by the coding sequence ATAAACAAACGTGTTTTAGTTAAATTTTCGGGTGAAGCTCTTGCTGGAGAAGCAGGTCATGGAATCGATACAAAGATTTTAAAGTATATAGCCCAAGAGATTAAAACTCTTGTTGATGCAGGTATTGAAGTCGGTATAGTCATCGGAGGCGGAAATATTATCCGCGGTGTTACTGCCGCACAAGATGGAATTATTAAGCGTACCTCTGGTGATTATATGGGGATGCTTGCAACTGTGATTAACGGTGTAGCTATGCAAGAGGCTTGCGAACATGCCGGAATGCAGGTTCGTATGCAGACAGCGATTAAAATGGAACAAATTGCAGAGCCATACATTAATCGTAAAGCGACGCGTCATCTTGAAAAAGGACGCGTAGTTATATTTGCAGCAGGAACGGGAAATCCGTTTTTTACTACAGATACAGCAGCAACACTTAGAGCTGTTGAAATTGGTGCAGAAGTTATAATTAAAGCTACAAAAGTTGATGGGGTCTATGATAAAGACCCTGCTAAATACAGCGATGCCGTAAAATTAGCTGAACTTACATATGATCAGGCATTACAAGATCATATTAAGGTTATGGATGATACTTCTATAGCATTGGCAAAAGACAATAGTTTGCCAATTATTGTTTGTGACATGTCAAAGCAAGGAAATTTGTTAGATATTTTGAACGGAAATATGAGTAACTGCTCAATAGTAAAATAA
- a CDS encoding RelA/SpoT family protein, with the protein MPLSQVDIEKVKHIHDIESATSYLFSQIPKSQPLEKALQFSIDSHQGQYRKSGEPYIIHPILVASIVASITNDESMAIAALLHDVVEDTPITIEQIEDLFGKDVAHLVAGLTKIDAIRDHELIPSNSDEKLVVSALSFRKMLIASIEDVRVLVVKLCDRLHNMLTLDALPGHKQKRIAEETLVVYAPIAHRLGISFLKNMLEDLSFGYLFPEEKHHIENYLDTNYHAIEMKLNAIKESIMKILVKNGFCEDDFEILSRIKHKYSIYLKMQRKGVSIDEVLDLLAVRILTTDPVKCYTILGLIHLNFRPLASRFKDYIAVAKDNGYQTIHTTVFHNATIFEVQIRTYEMHKTAELGVAAHWKYKSGGNNIKLDWLNSLQYQNESVEDFYALIKNDLYSEDISVFSPTGDAFTLPRGAVALDFAYAVHSEVGNKAVNALVNKTKASLLTELNNGDIVKIITGDEIITRCSWIDAVKTSKAKTNMKLNCNARIREINAKMAINIVATAMNLNHSRVQEWFVKQHCDSVTSIPNDIEHFKNVIHKYITDISKNNRFKNFISRHRFKLKRYEITGLEIYSTTNITDIVFDYCCHPKYGDEVMGFLDKTKVHVHHKLCNHAAKMLEENEPMVFVRWKQEKIYRYKLIASLHNEKGALAEFLSFLVKLDVDINSIELGKDNSDYIKYCDLVFESKEADINSLRVKIESKIKVVNLVRTDDAYKN; encoded by the coding sequence TTGCCTCTGAGTCAAGTAGATATAGAAAAAGTCAAACATATTCATGATATTGAATCTGCGACTTCTTATCTTTTTTCTCAAATACCTAAAAGCCAACCGCTTGAAAAGGCTTTACAATTTTCTATAGATTCACATCAGGGACAGTATAGAAAGAGCGGTGAACCTTACATTATTCATCCCATTTTAGTAGCTTCTATTGTTGCATCTATAACCAATGATGAGTCCATGGCTATTGCCGCATTGTTACATGATGTTGTAGAAGATACTCCAATTACCATTGAGCAAATTGAAGATTTATTTGGTAAAGATGTTGCTCATTTAGTGGCTGGTCTTACAAAAATTGATGCTATTAGAGATCATGAACTTATTCCATCAAATTCTGATGAAAAACTTGTGGTATCGGCACTTTCTTTTAGAAAAATGCTGATTGCAAGTATTGAAGATGTTCGGGTTTTAGTTGTCAAGCTTTGTGACAGGCTGCATAACATGTTGACGTTGGACGCTTTACCTGGACACAAACAAAAACGGATTGCTGAAGAGACTTTGGTTGTATACGCTCCTATTGCACACAGGCTTGGAATCTCATTTTTAAAAAATATGCTTGAAGATTTGAGTTTTGGTTATCTATTTCCGGAAGAAAAACACCATATAGAAAATTATCTTGACACAAACTATCATGCTATTGAGATGAAGCTCAATGCTATCAAAGAATCAATTATGAAGATTCTTGTCAAAAATGGTTTTTGTGAAGATGATTTTGAGATTCTCTCAAGAATTAAGCATAAGTATTCCATTTATCTAAAGATGCAAAGAAAAGGTGTGAGTATTGATGAGGTACTGGACCTTCTTGCCGTGAGAATTCTTACAACCGACCCTGTGAAATGTTATACGATTTTGGGCCTGATTCACCTAAACTTTCGTCCGCTTGCATCACGATTTAAGGATTATATTGCTGTAGCAAAAGACAATGGATATCAAACTATTCATACGACAGTTTTTCACAATGCTACAATTTTTGAAGTGCAAATCAGAACTTATGAAATGCATAAAACTGCAGAACTCGGTGTTGCCGCGCATTGGAAATATAAAAGTGGCGGGAATAACATTAAGCTTGACTGGTTAAATAGCCTGCAGTATCAAAATGAATCTGTCGAGGACTTTTATGCGCTTATAAAAAATGATTTATATTCTGAAGATATTTCAGTTTTTTCTCCAACAGGGGATGCTTTTACCCTTCCTCGCGGTGCTGTGGCACTTGATTTTGCTTATGCTGTGCACTCTGAAGTCGGCAATAAAGCTGTAAATGCTTTAGTAAACAAAACAAAAGCTTCATTACTTACAGAATTAAATAACGGAGATATTGTAAAAATTATTACCGGTGATGAAATTATTACGAGATGTTCTTGGATTGATGCCGTAAAAACCTCAAAAGCCAAAACAAATATGAAATTAAACTGTAACGCAAGAATTCGTGAAATTAATGCAAAAATGGCTATAAACATAGTTGCTACGGCAATGAATTTGAATCATTCAAGAGTACAGGAATGGTTTGTTAAGCAACATTGTGACAGTGTGACCTCAATTCCTAATGATATAGAACATTTTAAAAATGTTATTCACAAATATATAACGGATATCAGTAAAAATAACAGGTTTAAAAATTTTATTTCTCGTCATAGATTTAAGCTTAAGCGTTATGAAATTACCGGTCTTGAGATTTATTCTACGACAAATATTACCGACATTGTCTTTGATTATTGCTGTCATCCAAAATATGGTGATGAAGTCATGGGCTTTTTAGACAAAACAAAAGTACATGTACATCATAAACTATGTAATCATGCTGCAAAAATGCTTGAAGAAAATGAGCCAATGGTATTTGTCCGATGGAAACAAGAAAAAATATATAGATACAAGCTTATTGCTTCTCTTCATAATGAAAAAGGTGCTTTAGCTGAGTTTTTAAGTTTTCTGGTAAAACTCGATGTAGATATTAACTCAATCGAATTAGGAAAAGACAATTCTGATTATATTAAGTATTGTGATCTGGTTTTTGAGTCAAAAGAAGCTGATATTAACTCACTTCGTGTTAAAATAGAGTCAAAAATAAAAGTTGTCAATTTGGTTAGAACTGACGATGCTTATAAAAATTAA
- a CDS encoding molybdopterin oxidoreductase family protein, producing MITKIKDFLGFDIKEEKYKLSHDDTFGMIADEKKPDKWVFSTCGYCGVGCGLYIGVKDGKAVYTKGNPKHFVNQGTLCPKGLSEHQMINSPHRIQTPLIKRNGELQSVTWDEAFTKVSNEFKRIQKEHGNKAVSVIGTGQFLTEEFYTLGKFVQLGLRTNNYDGNTTLCMASAVMGYKQSLGSDGPTSSYEDFEHADTIFLVGANIADNHPILTLHVNKNPKKKVIVIDPRASKTSQMADVYVPVRPRTDLALYNGLAYIVLEQGWEDEGYIKANTNGLKELKKHLQDYPPQEVANITGIDVKTLYELAREFVSNEKVITGWTMGINQSFMGTDTVSAIINLHLLTGHIGREGTGPFSITGQCNAMGTRETGFTSSLPGYRNYGDEKALKEYAQIVNVPQDIIPRERGYKYAEIIDAIDRGEIKALWITATNPLVSFVNQDKLRKTLAKLDLLVVQDAFLGDTAQIADVVFAAATWGEKEGVYTNSERRCNKANKAVEPIGEAKSDFDIIIEFSKYFEGVNEMLFPNWSEPRDAFEEWKKVSKGQLCDYSGMSYELIEELGGIQWPCNEEHPKGTKRLYSSDTPFRTADKKANLVCAEWYPMAEPVSPEFPVILNTGRTVEQWHTRTKTRDIAILDNLAPEAWVDISPIDAQKLKVKSGDRMSLSSPRGRVDDVIVRVTSSVREGTVFVPFHFNEQLVNTLTNESFCPKSGEPNFKQTAIQLHSVEVPEGLTIEKEQSSGAIAHHKVVYEGVTHKEKEDVKV from the coding sequence ATGATAACTAAAATAAAAGATTTTTTGGGTTTTGATATAAAAGAGGAGAAATATAAACTTTCTCATGATGATACATTTGGGATGATAGCTGATGAAAAAAAACCAGATAAATGGGTTTTTTCAACCTGTGGATATTGCGGTGTTGGTTGCGGTCTTTACATTGGTGTTAAAGATGGCAAAGCAGTCTATACAAAAGGAAACCCAAAACACTTTGTTAATCAGGGTACACTTTGTCCAAAAGGTTTGAGCGAGCACCAAATGATAAACTCTCCGCATAGAATCCAAACACCGCTTATTAAACGTAATGGAGAGTTACAAAGTGTAACATGGGATGAAGCTTTTACAAAAGTGAGCAATGAATTTAAAAGAATTCAAAAAGAGCATGGAAACAAAGCTGTATCAGTTATAGGAACAGGGCAGTTTTTGACAGAAGAGTTCTATACTTTGGGCAAATTTGTCCAATTGGGACTTCGTACAAATAATTATGACGGAAATACCACTTTATGTATGGCATCAGCCGTTATGGGGTATAAACAGTCACTCGGTAGTGACGGTCCTACAAGCTCTTATGAAGATTTTGAACACGCAGACACCATATTTTTGGTCGGGGCAAATATTGCAGACAATCATCCAATATTAACCTTACATGTAAACAAGAATCCAAAGAAAAAAGTGATAGTTATTGACCCTAGAGCGTCAAAGACATCACAAATGGCTGATGTGTATGTGCCTGTAAGGCCTCGCACCGATTTGGCGCTTTATAATGGTTTGGCATACATTGTGTTAGAACAGGGATGGGAAGATGAAGGGTATATAAAAGCAAATACAAACGGTTTGAAAGAACTGAAAAAACACCTGCAGGATTATCCGCCTCAAGAAGTGGCAAATATTACGGGTATTGATGTAAAAACTTTGTATGAACTTGCGCGTGAATTTGTCTCAAATGAAAAAGTGATCACAGGTTGGACGATGGGAATAAATCAGTCATTTATGGGAACAGATACGGTCAGTGCAATCATTAATCTGCACCTTTTAACCGGGCATATCGGGCGTGAGGGAACAGGTCCTTTTAGTATTACAGGGCAGTGTAATGCTATGGGTACAAGAGAGACAGGGTTTACTTCATCTCTGCCGGGATATAGAAATTACGGAGATGAAAAGGCTTTAAAAGAGTATGCTCAAATTGTTAATGTTCCGCAAGATATTATTCCACGTGAGCGTGGATACAAATATGCTGAAATAATTGATGCAATAGACAGAGGAGAGATAAAAGCACTTTGGATAACGGCTACAAACCCACTGGTCTCTTTTGTAAATCAGGATAAATTGCGTAAAACTCTGGCAAAACTTGATTTGCTCGTCGTACAGGATGCATTTTTAGGTGATACCGCACAAATAGCGGATGTAGTTTTTGCAGCAGCTACATGGGGTGAAAAAGAGGGTGTTTACACCAATAGTGAAAGACGATGCAACAAAGCAAATAAGGCAGTAGAACCTATCGGAGAAGCAAAAAGTGATTTTGATATCATAATAGAATTTTCTAAATATTTTGAAGGGGTCAATGAAATGCTCTTTCCAAATTGGAGTGAACCTAGAGATGCTTTTGAAGAGTGGAAAAAAGTCTCAAAAGGGCAGCTGTGTGATTACAGCGGTATGAGTTATGAGCTTATAGAAGAACTTGGCGGGATTCAATGGCCTTGTAATGAAGAGCACCCAAAAGGAACGAAAAGACTCTACTCTTCTGATACTCCATTTAGAACAGCCGATAAAAAAGCGAATCTGGTTTGTGCAGAGTGGTATCCGATGGCAGAGCCTGTCAGCCCTGAGTTTCCGGTGATTTTAAATACCGGGCGTACGGTTGAGCAGTGGCATACCCGTACCAAAACGAGAGATATAGCTATACTTGATAACCTTGCTCCTGAAGCGTGGGTGGATATATCGCCAATAGATGCACAAAAACTGAAGGTTAAAAGTGGAGACAGGATGAGTCTTTCATCTCCTCGCGGGCGGGTTGATGATGTTATAGTTAGAGTGACATCAAGTGTACGAGAAGGGACAGTTTTTGTTCCATTTCATTTTAATGAGCAACTCGTGAACACTTTGACAAATGAAAGTTTTTGTCCAAAATCAGGTGAACCAAATTTTAAACAAACGGCTATTCAACTTCATTCTGTTGAGGTTCCTGAGGGTTTAACAATTGAAAAAGAACAGTCCAGCGGAGCTATAGCACACCATAAAGTAGTCTATGAGGGTGTTACGCATAAGGAAAAAGAGGACGTAAAAGTATAA
- a CDS encoding DNA-directed RNA polymerase subunit omega — MKVEELTAKVLKDHPNMDRYQLAIAVAKRCDELENGAPSKLNVNTSNIKSADLALMEIAEGLITVKGFTDKEK; from the coding sequence ATGAAAGTTGAAGAATTAACAGCAAAAGTTTTAAAAGACCATCCAAATATGGACCGCTATCAATTGGCAATTGCAGTTGCGAAGAGATGTGATGAGTTAGAAAATGGTGCTCCAAGCAAATTAAATGTCAATACAAGCAATATTAAATCAGCTGATTTAGCATTGATGGAAATAGCTGAAGGCCTTATAACGGTTAAAGGCTTTACAGACAAAGAAAAGTAA